The following is a genomic window from Pirellulales bacterium.
CAATAACCGTCGACGCCGCTGAACCGCGCGATGCAGCGGGGCGAAGCCGAAGCAGACCGCGCAAGTCGGCCCGACGCCGGCAAGCGAAAAGTACGCAAGTAATCGAATACGAATAAATCAGGTCGTCTTGGGCCGCGCGATGTTCACGTAGGCGTGAACGTGGGGCGAGCCGCGGAAGTGCCAGACAAAGCCGGGGCCTTCCAGCCGCCAGATGTCCCACTCTTCGTCGCCGCCCAGATTGCCCGACTGATAAAAGGCGGCGTGCAACTTCGCCAGACCGCCTTCGGACTTGAGGATCGTCACGGCCTCGTCGACGTCTTCTTGACGATAAGGCGCCAAGATGACTTTGATCACCTGCTCGACCAGGGCCTGCTGGTCGGGCGACAGCTCGCCCACCGCGATGCCGGGGAACGTCGCCTGCGGACCTTGCACGGGCACCTGGTTTTCTTGCGGGGCCTTGGGCAGCAACGCCTTCTCGCGCTGCTTGCCGTCGAGCGCGGCGAAGACCTCGTTGGCCTTCTGGGTTTGATAATAGAAGACGTTGCCCGGCAGACCGGCCTCGCCGTCGCCTTCTCCGTGGCCGTAAATGATCGGGCCGCCGAAGGCCACGTTCTCCACGCTGTCGCCGTCGGCCCGAATGGTCATGTGGCGGCCCGTCATTTCGAACTCGAACCGGCCGGTGCCCGGCGCGCCGAACAAGGCCACGTGATAGCGGCCGAACCCGCCCGCGTCGCCCTCCATTTGCTTGAGGAACCGCTCATAACCGTCGGGGCTGGTCACGCCGCGGAAGATCTCGTCGATGGTCGCCTGCTGCTCCTTGGAGAAGAAGTCGGCGATGCTCGGTTTGGTGATCGCCCAGTTGGCGTTGATCTTCTGCCGCAGCGGATGGTCGAACTCGAAGCAGATTTCCTTGCGTTGCTCGTCGCTGAGCGACTCGTACAACCGCTTGGCGGCCGTTTCAGCGGCGCTGCTCGCCAGGGGAGCCGCGGAAGCCCTGGGCACCAGCGGCATCGTGCCCGCGATCAGAGCGGCACCGCCCGCCGCTTTGACGAAATCGCGTCGCGTCCAACCACTTTCGCACTCCGGGCAGGTTATCCGTTTGTCGTTGTTCATTGCCGCAGCTCCTGATAGGGGTCGATTTGCAAGCCCGACCGCCGGGCTTGTGCTGGCTAGTATAACAAACTTGCTCGTCGTTCGTAGTCACACCAAGATCTCGTGGACCACCCGGCCGCTGACGTCGGTGAGGCGGAAGTCGCGGCCGCTGTAACGATAGGTGAGCCGCTCATGGTCGATGCCCAGCATGTGCAGAATCGTGGCGTGCAGGTCGTGAATATGGACCTTGTCTTTGACGGCGTCGTTGCCGAACTCGTCGGTCTCGCCAAACGCCAGGCCGCCTTTGACGCCGCCGCCGGCCAGCCAGGACGTGAAACCACGGGCATGATGATCGCGGCCTTTCGCCCCTT
Proteins encoded in this region:
- a CDS encoding DUF3500 domain-containing protein: MNNDKRITCPECESGWTRRDFVKAAGGAALIAGTMPLVPRASAAPLASSAAETAAKRLYESLSDEQRKEICFEFDHPLRQKINANWAITKPSIADFFSKEQQATIDEIFRGVTSPDGYERFLKQMEGDAGGFGRYHVALFGAPGTGRFEFEMTGRHMTIRADGDSVENVAFGGPIIYGHGEGDGEAGLPGNVFYYQTQKANEVFAALDGKQREKALLPKAPQENQVPVQGPQATFPGIAVGELSPDQQALVEQVIKVILAPYRQEDVDEAVTILKSEGGLAKLHAAFYQSGNLGGDEEWDIWRLEGPGFVWHFRGSPHVHAYVNIARPKTT